In the Micromonospora narathiwatensis genome, one interval contains:
- a CDS encoding Xaa-Pro dipeptidyl-peptidase, with the protein MVRRRVRPRGVGLTAAFCSAALALSLGVAGPAVASPDEVGPVFVDGQAQVVPEFANSSGWIRQQLWVETEFDSDGDGKPDRMHVDVTRPGQTAQGLKVPVVYESSPYYAGTASSQSQYFWNVRHELGEQPPARTSPPPITHQPNRTAVSTSEVSTWVPRGFAVVHSDSPGTGLSQGCPTVGGLNESLAPKAVIDWLNGRAKGYTSVNGDQEVSATSWATGKVGMTGTSYNGTLPLAAATTGVDGLEAIIPIAPNTSYYHYYRSNGLVRNPGGWVGEDIDYLFDYINSGYPERRAYCIENVRVGEMNRFQDRANGDYNDFWAGRDYLHVVGNVKAATLMAHAFNDWNVVPEHSVRILEALKAQGTPVQAYYHQGGHGGAPPLDMRNRWFTRYLYGVQNGVENDPRAWIVRNETGASQLTPYADYPNPAASPVTMVLKPGGNTTGELTSLARPGTGVESLVDAGNTACNAGTLATTVSDQRLLYVTPELTAPVHISGTASVTLRMSASKPAANLSVALVRLPWTSASGCTSSTQSSTTSVITRGWADPQNRHSLTRSEPLVPGEFVEVTVPLQPDDQVIPAGYRIGLMVFSTDREFTLQPAPGTVLSVDLAATSLRLPVVGGPLAMPVCATTDTRTTVVVGGVDSGVPNHPLAGNCTINDHLLDGERWSNHGQFVTHVNTVVDQLVAAGVLAPNQRGSVVSAAARSHVGK; encoded by the coding sequence ATGGTGCGACGAAGGGTCCGCCCACGGGGTGTCGGCCTGACCGCCGCGTTCTGTTCGGCGGCGCTGGCGCTTTCCCTGGGTGTCGCCGGACCGGCGGTTGCCAGCCCGGACGAGGTCGGACCGGTCTTCGTGGACGGGCAGGCGCAGGTCGTGCCCGAGTTCGCGAACTCCAGCGGCTGGATCCGGCAGCAGCTGTGGGTGGAGACCGAGTTCGACTCCGACGGCGACGGCAAGCCCGACCGCATGCACGTGGACGTCACCAGGCCGGGGCAGACGGCACAGGGCCTGAAGGTGCCGGTGGTCTACGAGAGCAGCCCCTACTACGCCGGTACGGCGTCCAGCCAGTCGCAGTACTTCTGGAACGTGCGGCACGAACTCGGTGAGCAGCCGCCGGCCCGGACCTCGCCGCCACCGATCACCCACCAGCCGAACCGGACCGCGGTGTCCACGAGCGAGGTCAGCACCTGGGTGCCGCGCGGGTTCGCCGTGGTGCACTCCGACTCCCCGGGCACCGGGCTGTCGCAGGGCTGCCCGACCGTCGGCGGTCTCAACGAGTCGCTGGCGCCGAAGGCGGTGATCGACTGGCTGAACGGCCGGGCGAAGGGCTACACCAGCGTGAACGGGGACCAGGAGGTCTCGGCGACCAGCTGGGCGACCGGCAAGGTCGGGATGACCGGTACGTCGTACAACGGCACCCTGCCGCTCGCCGCCGCGACCACCGGGGTCGACGGCCTCGAGGCGATCATCCCGATCGCGCCGAACACCTCGTACTACCACTACTACCGCTCCAACGGCCTGGTCCGGAATCCCGGCGGTTGGGTCGGCGAGGACATCGACTACCTCTTCGACTACATCAACAGCGGCTACCCCGAACGCCGGGCGTACTGCATCGAGAACGTCCGGGTCGGCGAGATGAACCGGTTCCAGGACCGGGCGAACGGTGACTACAACGACTTCTGGGCCGGTCGGGACTATCTCCACGTCGTCGGGAACGTCAAGGCCGCCACCCTGATGGCGCACGCGTTCAACGACTGGAACGTGGTGCCGGAGCACAGCGTGCGGATCCTCGAGGCGCTGAAGGCGCAGGGCACGCCGGTGCAGGCGTACTACCACCAGGGTGGGCACGGTGGCGCCCCGCCGCTGGACATGCGCAACCGGTGGTTCACCCGCTACCTGTACGGCGTGCAGAACGGCGTCGAGAACGACCCGCGGGCGTGGATCGTGCGCAACGAGACCGGCGCCAGCCAGCTCACCCCGTACGCGGACTACCCCAACCCGGCCGCGTCCCCGGTCACGATGGTGCTGAAGCCCGGCGGTAACACCACCGGCGAGCTGACCTCGTTGGCGCGTCCCGGCACGGGTGTCGAGTCGCTGGTCGACGCCGGCAACACCGCCTGCAACGCCGGCACCCTGGCCACCACCGTGTCCGACCAGCGGCTGCTCTACGTGACGCCGGAGCTCACCGCGCCGGTGCACATCTCCGGTACGGCGAGCGTGACGCTGCGGATGAGCGCGAGCAAGCCGGCGGCGAACCTGTCGGTGGCCCTGGTGCGGCTGCCGTGGACCAGCGCGTCGGGCTGCACGTCGAGCACCCAGAGCAGCACGACGAGCGTCATCACCCGGGGCTGGGCCGACCCGCAGAACCGCCACTCGCTCACCCGCAGCGAGCCGCTGGTGCCCGGTGAGTTCGTCGAGGTGACCGTACCGTTGCAGCCGGACGACCAGGTCATCCCGGCGGGCTACCGGATCGGCCTGATGGTCTTCTCCACCGACCGCGAGTTCACCCTGCAGCCCGCCCCGGGCACGGTGCTCAGTGTCGACCTGGCCGCGACGAGCCTGCGGCTGCCCGTGGTCGGCGGGCCGCTGGCGATGCCGGTCTGCGCGACCACCGACACCCGGACGACGGTGGTGGTCGGCGGCGTCGACAGCGGTGTGCCCAACCACCCGCTGGCCGGCAACTGCACGATCAACGACCACCTCCTCGACGGGGAGCGGTGGTCCAACCACGGACAGTTCGTGACACACGTGAACACGGTGGTGGACCAGCTGGTCGCGGCCGGCGTGCTCGCGCCGAACCAGCGTGGATCGGTCGTGTCGGCCGCCGCCAGGTCGCACGTCGGCAAGTGA
- a CDS encoding beta-L-arabinofuranosidase domain-containing protein, whose amino-acid sequence MTESDKRTVNRRQVLQASAIGVAAVAGAGVLPAAAAQAATTTEPATGPTALTSATPDLGPGGTAPIRPFQLREVKLGDGLFQEKRDRMKNYLRQFDERRFLVLFNNQAGRPNPSGVSVPGGWEDGGLLSGHWAGHFMTALAQGYADQGEPIFKSKLDWMVGELAACQAAITARMGNGGPGGGDPQQPQIGRVAGRFGNGLRLNGPSKAQHVTLPQEAISQITSFTIATWVNLASTQTWSRLFDFGQNTTVNMFLTPRAGVTGNVPRFAITVGGSGQEQQINGNAALPTNQWVHLAVTLSQNTGTLYVNGQQAGVNTSMTLSPANLGNPGNRWIGRSQYGDPYLDATIDEFHIFDRALSQQEVQSLLDSPAGTTGGGTIAWYRFDEDGGTTLKDSSPNGRDAGVVAAQDSGTGLWIPTHPGYLGAIPEDAVLRLGPPRWAVYGGNASTNTWAPWYTQHKIMRGLLDAYYHTDNETARDVVVRMANWAHLALTVGDKNHPAYTGPITRDNLNYMWDLYIAGESGGAGEVFPEIYALTSDPKHLETAKLFDNRESLFGACVENRDILVTTPQNRPGRRRPDRLHANSHVPQFVGYLRVYEHSGDQEYFQAAKNFFGMVVPHRMFAHGGTGGNYPGSNNNIEMFQNRDNIANAIAQGGAETCTTYNMIKLARNLFLHEHDPAYLDYYERGLLNMILGSRADSTSVSNPQVTYFQPLTPGTTRSYGNTGTCCGGTGVENHTKYQETIYLKSADGGTLWVNLFIPSTLTWAEKGFTVTQETSFPRDDRTKLVVNGSGRLDLKLRVPGWAERGFSVTVNGVDAQVNAKPGTYVTLSRTWTSGDTIEVRMPFSIRIERALDRPDTQAIFWGPILLQILGNPGGGNYRELSLYRHLKRDADYARSAVTPAGTTAAGDPLFTTHGLTLRPYYISDSQATSSYFRRVEPTIVFGSVDTGVPNYKRNDGLPNYDVPVTGIPSPGEDGPTFLDLVWDQAPFANHGGFQSAVARTAEAFLNAGIFTSAEKDRVVSSAAHAKNDLAP is encoded by the coding sequence GTGACTGAATCCGACAAGCGCACCGTCAACCGACGTCAGGTTCTCCAGGCATCGGCCATCGGCGTGGCCGCGGTGGCAGGCGCCGGCGTGCTCCCGGCGGCCGCCGCCCAGGCGGCGACAACCACCGAGCCGGCAACCGGCCCGACGGCGCTCACCTCGGCCACACCCGATCTCGGCCCCGGCGGCACCGCGCCGATCCGGCCCTTCCAACTGCGGGAGGTGAAGCTCGGCGACGGGCTGTTCCAGGAGAAGCGCGACCGCATGAAGAACTACCTGCGGCAGTTCGACGAGCGGCGCTTCCTCGTCCTGTTCAACAACCAGGCCGGTCGGCCGAACCCGTCGGGCGTCTCGGTCCCCGGGGGCTGGGAGGACGGCGGGCTGCTCAGCGGCCACTGGGCCGGTCATTTCATGACGGCCCTCGCGCAGGGCTACGCCGACCAGGGCGAGCCGATCTTCAAGAGCAAGCTCGACTGGATGGTCGGCGAACTCGCGGCGTGCCAGGCGGCGATCACCGCCCGGATGGGCAACGGCGGCCCCGGCGGCGGGGATCCGCAGCAGCCGCAGATCGGCCGGGTGGCGGGCCGCTTCGGCAACGGGCTGCGCCTGAACGGACCGAGCAAGGCGCAGCATGTGACCCTGCCCCAGGAGGCGATCAGCCAGATCACCAGCTTCACCATCGCCACCTGGGTGAACCTCGCCTCCACCCAGACCTGGAGCCGGCTGTTCGACTTCGGTCAGAACACCACGGTCAACATGTTCCTGACCCCGCGCGCCGGCGTCACCGGCAACGTGCCGAGATTCGCCATCACGGTCGGCGGATCCGGTCAGGAACAGCAGATCAACGGTAACGCCGCGCTGCCGACGAACCAGTGGGTGCACCTGGCTGTCACCCTGTCGCAGAACACCGGAACGCTGTACGTGAACGGTCAGCAGGCCGGCGTGAACACGAGCATGACCCTCAGCCCGGCCAACCTGGGCAACCCCGGGAACCGGTGGATCGGGCGTTCGCAGTACGGCGATCCGTACCTGGACGCGACCATCGACGAGTTCCACATCTTCGACCGCGCCCTGAGCCAGCAGGAGGTGCAGTCGCTGCTGGACTCGCCGGCCGGGACCACCGGCGGCGGGACCATCGCCTGGTACCGGTTCGACGAGGACGGTGGCACCACCCTCAAGGACTCCTCGCCCAACGGCCGCGACGCCGGCGTCGTGGCGGCCCAGGACAGCGGGACCGGCCTGTGGATCCCGACCCACCCCGGCTACCTCGGTGCGATCCCGGAGGACGCGGTGCTCCGGCTCGGTCCGCCGCGCTGGGCCGTCTACGGCGGCAACGCGAGCACCAACACCTGGGCTCCCTGGTACACGCAGCACAAGATCATGCGTGGGCTGCTCGACGCCTATTACCACACGGACAACGAGACGGCGCGCGACGTCGTGGTCAGGATGGCGAACTGGGCCCACCTCGCGCTGACGGTCGGGGACAAGAACCACCCCGCCTACACGGGTCCCATCACCCGGGACAACCTGAACTACATGTGGGACCTCTACATCGCCGGGGAGTCCGGTGGGGCCGGCGAGGTGTTCCCCGAGATCTACGCGCTCACCAGCGACCCGAAGCATCTGGAGACCGCGAAGTTGTTCGACAACCGCGAGTCGCTGTTCGGGGCGTGCGTCGAGAACCGGGACATCCTCGTGACGACGCCGCAGAACCGGCCCGGTCGTCGCCGCCCGGACCGGCTGCACGCCAACTCGCACGTACCGCAGTTCGTCGGGTACCTGCGCGTCTACGAGCACAGCGGCGATCAGGAGTACTTCCAGGCCGCGAAGAACTTCTTCGGCATGGTCGTCCCGCACCGCATGTTCGCCCACGGCGGGACCGGCGGCAACTACCCCGGTTCCAACAACAACATCGAGATGTTCCAGAACCGGGACAACATCGCGAACGCGATCGCCCAGGGCGGCGCGGAGACCTGCACCACGTACAACATGATCAAGCTGGCCCGTAACCTGTTCCTTCACGAGCACGACCCGGCGTACCTGGACTACTACGAGCGGGGCCTGCTCAACATGATCCTCGGCTCGCGCGCCGACAGCACGAGCGTCAGCAACCCGCAGGTCACCTACTTCCAGCCGTTGACCCCGGGCACCACCCGCAGCTACGGCAACACCGGCACCTGCTGCGGCGGGACGGGCGTCGAGAACCACACCAAGTACCAGGAGACGATCTACCTCAAGTCGGCCGACGGCGGCACGCTCTGGGTCAACCTGTTCATACCGTCCACGTTGACCTGGGCCGAGAAGGGCTTCACCGTCACCCAGGAAACGAGCTTCCCCCGCGACGACCGGACGAAGCTGGTCGTCAACGGCAGCGGCCGGCTCGACCTCAAGCTGCGGGTACCGGGCTGGGCCGAGCGCGGCTTCTCCGTCACGGTCAACGGCGTCGACGCCCAGGTCAACGCCAAGCCGGGGACGTACGTCACGCTGAGCCGGACCTGGACGTCCGGCGACACCATCGAGGTCCGGATGCCGTTCAGCATCCGGATCGAGCGGGCGCTGGACCGCCCCGACACCCAGGCGATCTTCTGGGGTCCGATCCTCCTGCAGATCCTCGGGAACCCGGGTGGTGGCAACTACCGCGAGCTGTCCCTCTACCGCCACCTGAAGCGGGACGCCGACTACGCCCGTTCGGCCGTCACCCCCGCGGGCACCACGGCGGCCGGTGACCCGCTCTTCACCACGCACGGCCTCACCCTGCGGCCGTACTACATCAGCGACTCGCAGGCCACCTCGTCGTACTTCCGGCGGGTCGAGCCGACGATCGTGTTCGGCTCCGTCGACACCGGCGTGCCGAACTACAAGCGCAACGACGGTCTGCCGAACTACGACGTCCCCGTGACGGGCATCCCGTCACCCGGCGAGGACGGCCCGACCTTCCTCGATCTGGTGTGGGACCAGGCGCCCTTCGCCAACCACGGTGGCTTCCAGTCGGCGGTCGCCCGGACCGCCGAGGCGTTCCTCAACGCCGGCATCTTCACCAGCGCGGAGAAGGACCGCGTCGTGTCGAGCGCCGCCCACGCGAAGAACGACCTCGCCCCGTAG
- a CDS encoding L-ribulose-5-phosphate 4-epimerase: protein MSEQFRMGAEVARLRETVAALHAELVRYGLVAWTAGNVSARVPGRSLMVIKPSGVSYDDLRPDNMVVCDLDGVVVEGDLAPSSDTAAHAYVYRSMPDVGGVVHTHSTYATAWAARGESIPCHLTAQADEFGGEIPVGPFALIGGDDIGKGIVATLSGHRSPAVLMRNHGVFTIGRNARAAVKAAVMCEDVARTAHLARTLGQPTPIAAEDIDSLYERYQNVYGQTTVPAANR, encoded by the coding sequence ATGAGTGAGCAGTTCCGCATGGGCGCCGAGGTGGCGCGGCTACGCGAGACGGTGGCCGCCCTGCACGCCGAACTCGTCCGGTACGGCCTGGTGGCCTGGACGGCCGGCAACGTCTCGGCACGGGTGCCGGGGCGAAGCCTGATGGTGATCAAACCGAGCGGGGTGTCCTACGACGACCTGCGACCCGACAACATGGTCGTGTGTGACCTCGACGGGGTCGTGGTCGAGGGCGACCTCGCACCGTCGAGCGACACCGCCGCACACGCCTACGTCTACCGGTCGATGCCCGACGTCGGTGGCGTCGTGCACACCCACAGCACCTACGCGACCGCCTGGGCCGCGCGGGGCGAGTCGATCCCCTGCCACCTGACCGCGCAGGCCGACGAGTTCGGCGGCGAGATCCCGGTGGGCCCGTTCGCCCTCATCGGCGGTGACGACATCGGCAAGGGCATCGTGGCGACCCTCTCCGGGCACCGCTCGCCGGCGGTGCTCATGCGTAACCACGGGGTCTTCACCATCGGCCGGAACGCGCGAGCGGCGGTCAAGGCCGCGGTGATGTGCGAGGACGTGGCGCGCACCGCACACCTGGCCAGGACGCTCGGTCAGCCGACGCCGATCGCCGCCGAGGACATCGACTCGCTCTACGAGCGCTACCAGAACGTCTACGGACAGACCACGGTTCCGGCCGCCAACCGGTAG
- a CDS encoding cytochrome P450 translates to MFAEFGNSELWDPAVRRDPHRFYDRVRDSGGPVLQVDPAGNRFWVIAGHADVLTGLRHPAIGHEVHRHCPRPRQSAPRPLSEAARIESRQLISLDPPDHTRLRGLVSGGFTTRAVARLEPWITDLADRLIARARDRGRIDGVRDLADPVPVNVIAELVGVPRPDRPRFRGWSAAIVSAGVDGPAATVEFGAYLDELAARRRADPAEDLISQLVALEERGDRLDRDELVALVQLLLVAGQETTVDLIVNGIRLLLTHPEQWQALRADPSLAAAVVEETLRYRGPVEIVPPRFAFEDIEIAGGRIPAFDRVGLSLWGANRDPTVFDRPHVFDIHRADVRRHIAFGHGIHFCLGAHLARLESRIMFERIARRLPDLRLADESADLDGFRLHQDGLPLLARR, encoded by the coding sequence TTGTTCGCGGAGTTCGGCAACTCGGAGTTGTGGGATCCCGCGGTTCGTCGTGACCCGCACCGGTTCTACGACCGGGTACGGGACAGCGGCGGTCCGGTGCTCCAGGTCGACCCGGCGGGCAACCGGTTCTGGGTGATCGCCGGACATGCCGACGTGCTGACGGGACTGCGTCACCCGGCGATCGGGCACGAGGTGCACCGGCACTGTCCCCGTCCGCGGCAATCGGCCCCGCGGCCGCTGTCCGAGGCGGCGAGGATCGAGTCCCGGCAGCTCATCAGCCTCGACCCGCCCGACCACACCCGCCTGCGGGGGCTGGTCAGCGGCGGCTTCACGACACGGGCCGTGGCCCGGCTGGAGCCCTGGATCACGGACCTCGCCGATCGGTTGATCGCCCGGGCGCGCGACCGGGGACGCATCGACGGGGTGCGGGATCTCGCCGACCCGGTGCCGGTCAACGTCATCGCGGAGCTGGTCGGCGTCCCGAGGCCGGACCGACCACGGTTCCGGGGGTGGTCGGCCGCGATCGTGTCGGCCGGCGTCGACGGGCCGGCGGCCACCGTCGAGTTCGGGGCGTACCTCGACGAGCTGGCGGCCCGGCGCCGGGCGGACCCGGCAGAGGACCTGATCTCGCAGCTCGTGGCCCTGGAGGAGCGGGGCGACCGACTCGACCGCGACGAGTTGGTGGCGCTGGTGCAACTGCTGCTCGTCGCCGGCCAGGAGACGACCGTCGACCTGATCGTCAACGGCATCCGACTCCTGCTCACCCACCCCGAGCAATGGCAGGCCCTGCGAGCCGACCCGTCACTGGCGGCGGCGGTGGTGGAGGAGACACTCAGATACCGCGGGCCGGTCGAGATCGTGCCACCCCGATTCGCCTTCGAGGACATCGAGATCGCCGGTGGACGGATACCCGCGTTCGACCGGGTGGGACTGTCGTTGTGGGGAGCCAACCGCGACCCGACGGTGTTCGACCGGCCGCACGTGTTCGACATCCACCGCGCCGACGTTCGCCGGCACATCGCCTTCGGGCACGGGATCCACTTCTGCCTGGGCGCGCACCTGGCCCGGTTGGAGAGCCGCATCATGTTCGAACGGATCGCGCGGCGGCTTCCCGACCTGCGTCTCGCGGACGAATCCGCCGATCTCGACGGCTTCCGCCTGCACCAGGACGGACTGCCGCTGCTGGCCCGGCGATGA